The Phragmites australis chromosome 13, lpPhrAust1.1, whole genome shotgun sequence DNA window CCCATTTCAGTGTTTTTCAGCATGTTTTCAAGCAGACTGTATGCATCTATGCTCCAGAGCTATTCGGAACTACCCTGATTTCATATTTTTGTGTGTGCTGGCCTGCGCGCCGCTTCTACTCCACTGCATGCACCAACTCTTCATCGACATTGCCCTGCAATCTGCTGTCTGCGTATACGTACTAGAGCTTCCTGCAGTCCTCCATGACAGGGCCCAACATCAACTTTGTTTGCTGGAATGTGCGAGGTCTCAACTCAGAAGCGAGAAGATCCATTGTGCATGACATCCTCTCCTCAACAACCTCACATGTTGCTTGCTTGCAGGAGACCAAATTGAACCACATGGACCAAAGCCTAGCTTCTTACATGGGTGGTtacaaactcaacaacttcCTGTTCTCTCCAGCTACTGGTCCATCTAGAAACCGGGGAGGCATCCTGATCCTCTGGGATGACTCCATAGTCGAGATGAGCGACAGTGCttgtaataccgaattttttttcgaggaaaaaatgaaaggaatttgaccgaattttgactttttgatccgttgctcgtacggacgatcggagaccgtggttgcgttcatctcgtcgagacgaacccattttgctattcatatgtccgttccgggcattttgagacccgtagcgagcccaaaaaatttagaccgttcgttgttttgaaaaaataaaaataaaaaaaagggataagtactggatggatcggcctcaacccgatccatccagacgtCTCTACTGCGCTcgcattttctctctctctcacgtttctctctctcgctcggcTCTCTCTCACTCGCTGCTGCGCGCTGCTGTTCCCGCGCCGGCCGTCGCCGCCAgagcgccgcgccgccgcgccacCGTCTGCCGCGCGCCGTCGTCGCGCCGAGCCAGCGCGCGTCGCCGCCGTGCGTCGCCGCCGCTGCGCCGCGCACCGCCCGCCGTGCGTCGCCTCTGCGCCAAGCCACCGCtgtcgccggctgctgcgcgccgccggccgtcgccgcctgctgctgccctctctctctctgtgtggcttgatcaaagaagaagcaagcaagcagaGCCAGCCGAAGAGaaccaggaagaagaagccaggaaggaagaaggagaaaagaaaagaaaagaaaagagaaaaaaaaagaaaaaaaggggaagaaaaaaaaaggaaaaagaagaaaaaaaaggaaaagttggaaatttcgggatttcgtcggattcgtcgtcaatctttcgaaggcgatttctcggtaatttctgaatatttgtgatttgattaaatcaaatcaatcaattcctgtcgtattatttcatgtgatcaatagtctgtttcgtttcgataatcattatttATTCGAAGATACGttatccgagtcgaagtatttatttcgatcatcagagcgaagtctaattagtgagattttagttcgactctgaattgaaaatagtgtatcatttcatgtgatacaattgTCTGTTCAGTTTTTCGGAATGTAGGCGTATACGTgacgttttcagacgtagaattgacgcttcatattttatgtgttataaatgtgttttagttctaatagtatgcctgtacaggtggtactatttTCGGACGTTCTTGAttgaattttcttcatcgtcggtaaaggcaagtgaatgtattgtatgactatgttttaacctaatattgggttgcctaaattctttaattacagtgcattcatctaatctgaatgactgattctgtgctgagtactatgttgtttacatttccagaagtttactcgatgattgacttatgaagtgcagtaggcacgatatgccattctgcagttgttcattagtgttgtatgcaatgttttttttaagtctcaagcatattccggaagttatgttggttatgcttgaagcacgtcatacatatacatctcatgcattagaagtttgtcgtcgtcttctggccgcgaccgtaccggtacagtaccgtatgtcacccgaggaggggtacggtgcacacccttacgttacccgaggaggggtaagggtgacgagagcatatcatgtgcatggttatgtcttcttagggtacggtgcacactcttacgttacccgaggaggggtaagggtgaggagagcatatcatgtgcatggttatgtctttttatgaaatttaatgaatcattcgcatcaaatcttatttcctttagttagcttgtatatagatatatatgcggctctgaaggcttataccaaccgaatgttaatttttttttaatgttatcgttggacttgcttagtcataattgtttctcctagtgttggtggtctgtttcattactagtttctatttagaattgttagctcattcaactgtggctaaatagctttttgttaaagtacctttcacttgctgagatttttgaatctcacccgtgctttctttacaggtatgtttagatgttgtcgtgcattttggggatggatcttggtagctgcacacactaccttatcacgatgtcgatagctcaaccggtgtatacAAGTGGTGTGTCTGATGGTCCGTCGTTTGTTTTGGTTTATGTTGTGGcacgacgctggtagcgtcgtggcggactctatatatatgctgttTATATCTGCTTCTGCCTGtctgtgatatttcttttggtcagctatacctctctatagaggaaatactgccaaaattttctttttttcaaataaataagcttggttgtaaagtagggtgttacagtgcTTCCACCCGATACACGCTTTCTGCGACAGCAGTGGTTAGGAGCTATGGCACCTCCTTCCGGCTGACAACCGTCTATGGCCCGTCTAGGGACTCTCGCAAGCCGGCTTTCCTTGAAGAGATAAAGGCACTGCGTCTAGAACCAGAACAAAAGTGGCTCATTTGGGGGGATTTCAATGTCATCTACGGAGCAAGAGACAAGAATAACAGGAACTTGAATCGTAGCTTGATGGCTCAGTTTCTAGACGCCCCAAACATCTGCGAATTGAGAGAAATCCACCTACAGAACAGAAAGTTCACATGGAGTAATGAGAGGAAAAACCCGACATTGGTTAGACTGGATAGAATTTTTTGCAACGAATTCTGGGATCTCTCCTTTGACACGCATGTCCTCCGGGCATTGTCCACGGCGCACTCTGATCACTGCCTGCTACTCCTCTTAAACCAAAGTGCCCCACCACGACCAAAGAAATTCATGTTTGAGAATTTCTGGATTCATATGCCGGGTTTTCAACAGGACGTGCAGAACGCATGGTCAGAGCATAACTCATACGTTGAGCCTACGCACCGCCTCAAATTTAGGCTCGAGACAACTGCAAAGCGCCTCAAGGAGTGGAGCATGCAACTTCTCTCAGGAACTAAGCTCCAACTCCACACGGTCCTCGAGATCATCTTGCACCTCAACATAGCGCAAGAAAATAGAGCTCTCACAAGAGAAGAACAAGACCTACGGTCTAAGCTCAAACATAAAGTCATGGGTCTCTCCATCATTGAGCGTGCCAGGAACGGCAATGCCCCCGTATCACAAAGCTTTATGTGGGCAACGCAAACACAAAGTACTTCCATCTCAAAGTAAATTCAAGgtgaagaaaaaacttcataCAGCGGTTCCAAAGGGAACACGGCTGGGCCATCTCACAAGAGAAGGAGGAAGTCGCAAATGAGCACTTCACAAACTGCATGGGCAGGATGAGCTTGATGTGCCACCACAAGACCTTTCATTCTTGGGAGCACCCTTCTACGAGAAGGAAGTACTCGATGCAATATGCAAAATACCAAATGACAAAGATCCGGGTCCAGATGGCTTCACTGTTGCTTTCTATCGCTCATGTTGggacatcatcaagcacattCAAAGCTTTTTTGACCAGTGCACTGCAAGTCTGAGTCTTCTCAATTCCACCAATATAGTGCTTGTACCAAAAAAGAGGGAGCTAAGAGGATTTCTAATTATAGTCCAATCAACCTTATACACTGTGTTGCAAAGATCTTGACCAAAATACTAGCTCTACGTCTGCAGCCGCTCATGAATGACTTAGCATCAACCAGCCAAAGTGATTTTATCAAGACCAGATAGTGGCGGACCCATAATTTCTGAGCTGGATATGCAAGATTGCGAGAGAGCGAACTAGAGAAGGGTAATTGGACTGGTAGGTGACTaggtgcgtgcgtgcgtgggCCTTAGGCCGATAGGATCATGCGGAAGTGAGGATGGACCGATAGCGAATGCCCGATAGAAGGCTATGGTTGTGAGTTTTTGTCTAATTAGCTGTGTACTACCTATGCACCAACGTAGGTCCACCCCACTAAGACCAAAGCTACACATGACAACTTCATGTATGTTCGGAATCTTGCAAGACGCTTTCACAAATCCAAAACACCAGTGCTGCTCATCAAGCTAGACATTGCAAAAACATTTGACTTTATGAGATGGGATTACCTTCTAGACCTCCTCTAGCGGTGAGGGTTCCTAGCAAGTTGGTGAAACTGGCTTTCTTCGTTATGGACCACCTCCAGCTCTAAAGTGCTTCTTAATGGCACCCCCGGCCCAACCATCTAGCATGGAAGAGGGCTACGCCAGGGAGACCCTCTATCTCCCCTACTCTTTGTCCTAGCCATCAACCCGCTGGTCAAGATTCTTCAGCAAAGCGATTGATATGGGACTTCTCTCAACCCTTAGAGGACGCTATGCACGGCTCAGGGTTTTCTTGTATGCAGATGATGCAGTGATTTTCCCATCATCAACCTCAGAGGACATCACAACGCTAAAGGAGATCCTACTACACTTCGGCAATGTCACAGGCCTAGCAACAAATTTGGAGAAAAGCGCAATCGCACCAATCCATTACCGACACATCAACCTGTCGGATGTCCTCGCCGACCTACCAGCCACAAGAATCAGCTTCCCAATAAAATACCTCGGTCTGCCTCTTTCACCGACACGCTTGAGAAAGGTGGACTACCAGCCACTGCTTGCTTAACAAAGCAGCAAGATGCATGGAGAATTGGCAAGGAAAGTTCCTTACCCAAGCCGATAGGAATACTCTTGTCAAATCAGTGCTTTCATTGCAACCAATATACTTCCTCACAATGCTGAAACTTCCAAAGGATGTCATTGAAGAAATTGATGTGAGAATAAAGTATTTCTTATGGGCTGGCACGGATAGGACTACAGGTGGAAAATGCAAGGTGAATTGACATCGAGTTTGTTGCCCCACCTCCTTGGGAGGCTTAGGAATCCTTGACCTTCGCAAATTTTCCAGAGCACTTCGCATCATATGGCTTTGGCATGCTTGGAAGTCTGAAAACAAACCTTGGGTTGGGATGGAACTCCCTTGTGACAAAATCGATCACAAGCTCTTCAATGCGGCAACAAACATCACCCTTGGTGATGGAGCGAAGGCGTCATTCTGTTAGTCCGCTTGGCTATAAGGTGTTGCCCCTGGAAACTTGGCCCCAAACCTCTTCCTCATTAGcaagaataaaaagaaattaGTGTAGCAAATGCTCGCCAACCAATCTAGGATTCGTGACCTCAACTTCGTAGCCATCAATTCAGTGTAGCATCTAACTGAGTTTGTCGCCTTGTGGGAACGTTTACAGCCGGTGCAATTCGTCACAAACACACCTCAGATCGCATGGAAACTAAACATGCATGGTGAGTATTCCGCAAATCTACATACTTGGCACAATTTATGGTGTAAAGGGCATTGGCTCGTGGTTCTACCTGAAGGCGGTACTGTCACGCGCTCCATCTCAAGGTGGCGACTGCATCGCCATGATCATCCACTACGATGCGAATCAGGTTTCTTTTGCACCGCTGGCAATTGGCTTGGACTTTGCCTCAAGATAGCAAGGATCGGCACCCTGATTGACAACCACCACAGAGGCAGATTCTACACGTTGACAATGTTATTTGAGATGTGGGATCTTGATGAGTCATGtgaaccaacaaaattggtcaTTTTCCCAGAGGGGATGGGAAATACCGGGAAGTTTTCCTTAGGTTCTTGGTGTCAACACCATGGGGAGATCTCCTGCAGTTAAGGTTTCTCCGGCCTTCTCACCGTCCAGAAAGAATTAAGTACGCAAGGTTGACGTTGTAAAGAACAGGCTGGTTAGATTGAGATCCGCGTCAGCCGCCTGCAGTTTGTTGGACAAAATCATTCAGCGTGTTTGCCAACCCTGCGTGCACCTGCAGTTAGTTTCAGCTATTGCAGGAATCCACCATCAGTCAGGGGATTCCCTCCGCAGGGCACAGCGAAATCAGAGAACATGATGGACAAAAATTATTTATCCAATTTGATTCAGAACTTGTATTCTTTACAAGGTTCAACATCATTCCTCAAGAGGCCAGTTCGTTATTAGCCGCAGTATAACTGCACGAGTGGCTGACGGCCCAGGTCATCATCATTCACAACATAAATAAAAACAGACTAACGTTACTTGATCACAAGCAAGCTGTAACGAAATCTGCTGCACTTCTGTGCAACATCAACACGGTGTTTCTGCATGTCGTCTCCAGAGTAGGTTAAAATCCATCCAGGGCAATAGATTCAACTAGATTGTGCCTGAAGGTGGTGTCCCTCCTGACTCCAGCATGAACAGCGCAGGCTCCACTTTGGCCACGCACCCGAACTTGAATGTACTGTACTTCCTGTGGACGCCGGTAAGCTTGCCACCCCCGGCCTTCTGGTGGAAGTCTACCATCATCCTGGAGCACTCCCTGAGGAGGAGAATAGCAATAGGAACACAAAAGGTCAACATACAGATGCTTGTAAATCCATTGCCCTGGATCTGGTAATTGGACACAAACTTACAGGAGCTGGTCACCGGTGTATCTGCTATGTAACTCACAAATCTTTGTCCAGTGCTGGCAACGACTGATAGAACATTGCGCAGTATAAACTGCAGCGGCAGCCAGAAGCGAAGGGGGATACTTGAGCATTTGGTATTCAACAAGGCAGAGCTCCAACATGAAAAAGGAAACTAGCTCTAGCTGTGAAATACAACATGTGGCATTGTGTCAATCATAAAAtcagcatatgactactgggaTTTTGTCATTCAAATCACGAAAACACTGATCAGAACGTTGTGGTACTTCACCTGTTTATCAGAATCTGCTGCCTTCAGAAATCTCCTCATAAAGACATAAGGAGTTGGAACAGACATGTTGAACTTCAGTGTGCTCAAAATCAACTTTTCCTGTTCAATCAGAAGATTCAACTCTTAGTACGAAAAGAAGATTCAACTCTTAGGTCATGGACACTATAAAATAATAAAGATAGTGTGCAAGGAAGGATATGCAAAGAGGGAGAACTCATTCAAAAGCTTACAGTTGGCCAATTTTGTCATGGTGCACTGTTGTAGAAAGGATAGAATtgcattttagtaaaaaaaaaaaactgtggcTGGTTAATTAAATGTACTTTATTTGATAAGGTAGTATATATGGATCTTAATCCATGATCAAATTTACATTTAGATATGCAGGACTAAAAGAACTATGCATGAATTCAGTGGATGTGCTCATTGTATTCAATGGGGTTACCATTTCTAGAATCTGCCCTTTTGTGTACGCCCGGTCAGAAATGAGCACTAGGTCCTCAACAACCGGAACTGAGACCTCCTCATATTTGCAAGCAAGAAGCATAGCTGTTACGCCAACCAGCTGCAGCTTCTTCCTTGGAACCACTTGCTTTTCCAAGAATCTATCTATTATGTTTATCGTGAGAAAGAGTGTCTCATCCATGAGCTCAAACTTGTAATGGACCTGGCAAGGGACCAACAAAAATGTTAAAGCCCCGTGCAGTCTCAGATCAGTACAAGTTATAAGGTCCAGGTCCTGCATGCTTTTTGTACCTCAATGAGCCAGTCAATCAGAATCGCTCTCATCTTTGCATTAATATCTTCTTGACTGGACATGTAATCAGGCCTCACACAACTTTTTGCCTGCATAAAGCACCACCATTGGTAATACTGAAAAGGTAATGGAGTTGAAAACCTCCAGGGTACAAACAATAGAGCTGTCATGCAAAGTTTCGCCATGTTTTGAACGTTGCTTCTGATGATATTGTcgacaacattttttttaaacgacTCGACACCAATTTTCATTCAGGATACCATGATTAATTATGAGGAGATTTGAAGAACCAATTCTAGCAGTACAAGGACAATATGGTTGATCTGAAGCACAAGGATGGGAAGAccattacaaaaaaaaaaaaaaaatgctttctTGCAACATCGGAACCAAATTGTTGAAATATGGTGTTTTAGCTTTGCATTTGTATTAGTTGCGAGCGCAGATAAAGCAGTTTCGGTGGTACAAGTGTAATGTATTAAAGCTTGTAAGATCAGAACAAAGCCCTATATTGGAATAATATACAGACAGCATAACGTTCCAATGTGTTGAACTATACAATTAACTGAGTACTCCTCCTGGCTGATTCAAACGGGCAGATATGCGAAGTCCATGTTAGGAATTCATTTCCACATTAAGCATACTGCAGTTAAGATTCCTGTGTGAAGTGGAATATTGATTACAGGATCCTGGTCTAATTCACTCAACTTTGCAAGGACCTTGTTCGTTAGAATATTTACGCACATTGTAGCTAAAGCATCTAATCATCCTTTATCTCATTTAAAATTCAGCATTCAACTCGAGATTATCTACAAAAGAGAAACAAGATACGCATGTCTGACACTAAGAGTCAAGAGATCACCTCATTTTCTCTGTAGAACTTGTAAAGCTCTTCAACATACTCGGTTGCTGCAAGCGGATTCCCCGAGTCAGGACTGTCGATATCCATGATTGATTCATCATTCACACTGTCCTTGTGCTCAATCTCATCCTGCAATACCAAATGTAACAATGCCGGAGCCGTCATAAAGATGCCCCATATCCATCCCTTTTCGAGAAATAGTACTATAATCACCACAGTGCAAATACCATGTCAATATCGATAAACAACTCGTACTGTTCCAGGTCGATGTCGACAGTGCCATCATCGGTTAACTCCTCCTTGTGATCAACTACAAGTGCTGCAGCATCAGTCGCGGCCGCCTTATGTTCAGGTTGTTCTTTGCTCGCCAAGGAGGCAGCGAATTTCCTGAGCCAGCAAAGCAATACCAGATTAAATCAAAACCTCCAAGACGTCAGAGCGCAAGAACAGCTAGTACGCGTTCTAACCTGGTCATGGGCCGGTCGCTCGCCAATGCCGGCTTCTGCTCATCCCTCCCGCTCTTCCTGAATAGAAGAAAGGGGCGCCAGGATTAAACAAGATTTCGACCCAAGACCCATCAAAAAGACACGATCTTGGGCGAGGAGATTACTGCATCATGGGCTTCTTGGCGATGGCGCATGGGTACGGGGCAGCTCCGACGAGGTTCTTGATCTCCCTGAGCGCCCGCCGGTTCCCCATCTCTGCACCAACCCAACGCAAATCACGAGATCACAACGAGGGAACGCGACGCCCCAAACATCAAGGTTCACCCGGGAACAGATCACCCACCTCGGACGCTGGCCACGTGCTTCGCCACCACCGGCCTTCGGTTCTCGTTGGCCGCCCTCCCCTCCATCGTCCCCGACGCCGACCTGCACACAGACCACGCCGCGATTCGCCTCAGGATTCGATTCAAGAGACGGCCCCCGATCCCCGTGGGGAAAGCGCGATTCGTCAAACGCACCCGCAGGAGGAGGAAATGGATCGGCCGGCTTGCTGGCTCCCCCCTCACCGATCCAGGCCAGAAGCGGCAAGCGCGGGCTACGAACGCAGGAGCCCCGAGACGACGCAGACCATACGaacgcagcggcggcggcgttaaTAACAACGGCAAAGGCAACGTCTCTCcaatccctctctctctctctctctctctctctctctctctctctctacaccTGGCTGCCTTGGGATTCGAaggaggagagagatagagggagACGGGGAAGATTTAGTAGcggattttgttttgttttttgtttgttcTGAGGGGGAGAAATTGGGAGAGAGTGTCACGTACGAGAGAAAGGAGGGGGTTTGTCTGGGGCTAGATGCGAGAGGGAAGGGACAGAATTTGAAAGGGGGGAAAGGATGGCGGCCAACGGCTAGTGGGCCGCAGCGGGAGCCGTTGGATCGGACGGCTCGATAGGGCCGGCCCCGTGGTCGTAACGGtcgcctcccctccccttccccgcGTGGGCATGCACGTGCTTTCAAACTGACAGGTCCGGGTGCGCCGCCCGCCCTGGCGCCGTCCGGCCCGGGCTAGCCTCGGACGTTCGTTTGGGTCAGGTCAGAGCGCAACGCCCCCTATCCCACACCACTGACACGTGGGCCCAGGTTGTGTGCTGCATGCTGCATCACGACGCGTGGACCTTGAGGATGTTGGTTGGATCCACTTGACAGTGAAAACCGACGCGGCGACGCCCAGCATGGGAACACTTCAAACCAGGAGGAATTGGCGAGCCTACAGCGAGTAGTCACAGTCATCTGTCCCCACCGAGTGGAGACAGTGACGCTCCCCTCCACTGACATATGGAGCTTTTAAAGCCGTAGCGATGCGATCGAACGGAACGGATCGCATGATCCCAGAAGAAGCCACGAGACGGGGATGGGTGGCGGTGGGTATGCTTGGTAGAGACCAGAGATAGCTGATGCTAgtcatttattattattttgatgGACTAGTAATTTATGCAGTTGTATTGTGTTAGTATCAGTATAGATTGTACGAGATTAAGATTTTGTCATTAAAATAATTGGCATAGAGACACTCTGCACTGTCACTGTCGAATTTGACTGCTTGCCGTGCATGGACTGGTTGATTTGAAACCTTGTCCAAGTGTTTGACGCGAGTGACCGCATGCATCTCACATCCGTACGGCAGGATGGTTAGGAAGGAGTAGTGCTGTCActtgaaaataaaaaacagcGGATTTTATTGCAACCATTAGATTCTCAGTTCAAATGCCGGTTTGGCACATATAGTATGGGCAAGTGTGGTCAACTGCCTGGCAGGATTTACAGATTAAAACTCAATACAACTTGGAGAACACAGCTCCAAAATTGCTAATTAGTAATCGAGGTTTTTCTTCACTCAAATTTTGATCCGCCTGATTTGCCTCATGATTCACTCACAGAGTTTTCCCATGGCGTCCTGACAGTGGTTTTAATTCATCAGAGCCACTACCATCATAGGTGGAGCTAGGGAGTTTTTGAGTgtcacaggaaaaaaaaaaatcctagatgCTGGTATAGATTAGCTTtttattgagaaaaaaattcacaaatacTAGTACAGATTAGTGCCACAGGCACAACTAGAATTCTCGTGCAGTGGGTGTTCTGCCTCCGCCACTGACTATCACAGATTTAAAATGGTTGCAGATTGACGGTGCACCAAGCAGTGGTCTAAGCAGAGCGGATGTAGTCTGGAACGGGAGGCGGAAGTCACTAAAATCCACCAATCTAATCAGGTGTTTACTCTTGAGGTATCCATGCGCTGTAACAGTTCTCAAATCTTTGATAtcaataattttattttgtacATGATGCAAACAAACAAATCAAAAGATGACAACTAATGTCTCCCAAAATGATATAGGTTAAGATGGTTTATTGTTATTTGCATCCACTCAAATTGAAACACAGAAGTAATGCATTGACCTATCAAAAGATAACGAAATAAAATATACACTAAAAATATAATGTTTGAGAGAACTCTTAATTAGGGTCATAAACCAATTTATATGGCTACATAATGTACCAACAATCCATTAAATTGATAAACCAAAAGGCCTTGCAATGTCTAAAATAACTTCATCGTAACCTAATAGGACAAATAATGTATTTTGACTTTTCCACACTCCATTGATCTATTTGATCCTAGCTACTACCATAGTGAAGGCTTCAACAGTAAACCTCCATGCAGGCACTAAGGACGTGTTTGGATCGCCTGCTGAGCGCATGCATGCACCGGCGGATGCAGCATCGTGCGTACAAATTGATAGAGCGCGTTGTTTGGTTGCCGTGACGCTCGCGCTCTGTTTGCACCCGCTCGTGCGCGTATACGGTCGGATGCTGCATGCGCCCATGCGACCAAATCGGTCGTAGCTCGCGTCCTGGCTCGCCAGATGCAACAGTTTGACGCTGGGCCCACTCGTCAGCGACAGCGAACTTCCTCACGCAGCCTCAGATTCAGCCTACCAAACACAAGCTCAAATTCAACCTGCATCcgctcatccaaccaaccaaacactcttcttttctaaAATATAGCTTCCCCTCATCCAGTATATACGATGCAGCTATACGAAACACcatgcaggcaaccaaacacaccctaaaggACCATGATGTCGCCTCCTTGCTAAGCTACGACATTTTGcacatctaaaaaaagaagGCTAGGTAGCTTCTACATTGTAATAAGGACCATGTTTGTTAGACAAAAGCCAAATATATGAGGTTTTCTTGGCCATAAGACATAAAATCTTTGTTGCAATGCTAAATAATATAAACTGGCCACCAGAACAAATTCAAATGCCAATATATGTGAGAAAACTCAGGCTGAGTTTGAGAATGATTATCATAGAAAAACAGTATTTTGCTTTGTCTACCAAGATTACATCACCTAGGAATCCATGTCTCAAAAATCCTGGACTCATATGCCAAATCATAACTCATGTAATGTTCTCACACCCAATCTCTTATACAACAAGGAAAATAGCTCAATGGTAAGTCTCAAGTGCATTAAAGAAATCTATCAATATTTCTTCATTTCAACAATATATGTTTCATAGCACCATTATCAAGTGTTGCATAAAGCAGCTTGTGGCTAATTGCTCCAAATGTTGAAGTATGTCATACTCACACCAGTGTATAAAACAAGGGTCATCAGTTACCTGCAACTTTgctttttctatttattttatttctggTTGGGGTGTAATTTCTTGCGCTGGCCTGGAAATGAACACAAAAATAACCATATTGAGATCGTTATAATTGGATGCCAACCATTAGGGTAAGCATATGAGCTAAACTCAAGAAATAGTGTATATATGAGATAAACTAAAGTAAGCATATGAACACCAGCATGTGAGCTAACTTCAAATTAGCACCTTCATCATAGTTCTAAATTCAACAAGCAAAGTTTCGCTCAAATCCAAAGTAGATGAAGGCAAAAATATCATAAGAGGCACGAGAAGGTTCCATGAGGTACTTGTAGGAAGAATATATTGCATGGAATGAATTGCATTGAGCCTCAAGAGcagaatatatagagtataaaTATTGGAGGGCAAGAAGCCTCTCCTAGAGATAAGGCATGTATCCTGATATTACAATCAATCCTAAACTACCATATCTGGAGATATCctaaatatactctaacatcccTCCGCAGTCGTAGCGGGAACATCACAGACGATGAGACTAGAGAGTAAGACAAATGACATCCCCCTGTAGTTGAAACAATGCGATGCAGATGCTGTGACTGGAGAAACTGATGAGTAGCTCATGCGGATGGTAGCCCTTTATGCCGATATTGAGGTAGCCGAGACCAAGGCGAGTAGCCATGGTCGCGGATGCCGTGCGTGAGATAGCCGTGATCGACATAGCCGTAGTCGGGGTTGCCGTGGTCTAGGGAGCCACACATGAAGCCATGGGTGCAAGGAGGTGCCATGGTGACGGGCGCAGGGATGCCCGAGGGAAGAAGATGGTGACACGGATGAGACAATTGTCGAAGAGAGATCGATGCCGAAGTCGATGCAGTCGAGGCCATCGTGGACGAGGTGTGCATCGGGTTTGCCAAGCCCAGAAACATATTAGAAATGAAGGCACATACTGGTGTT harbors:
- the LOC133889802 gene encoding cyclin-B2-1-like; translated protein: MEGRAANENRRPVVAKHVASVREMGNRRALREIKNLVGAAPYPCAIAKKPMMQKSGRDEQKPALASDRPMTRKFAASLASKEQPEHKAAATDAAALVVDHKEELTDDGTVDIDLEQYELFIDIDMDEIEHKDSVNDESIMDIDSPDSGNPLAATEYVEELYKFYRENEAKSCVRPDYMSSQEDINAKMRAILIDWLIEVHYKFELMDETLFLTINIIDRFLEKQVVPRKKLQLVGVTAMLLACKYEEVSVPVVEDLVLISDRAYTKGQILEMEKLILSTLKFNMSVPTPYVFMRRFLKAADSDKQLELVSFFMLELCLVEYQMLKYPPSLLAAAAVYTAQCSISRCQHWTKICELHSRYTGDQLLECSRMMVDFHQKAGGGKLTGVHRKYSTFKFGCVAKVEPALFMLESGGTPPSGTI